AGTAGACCAGTTCAGCCCTGCCCTGACATTTTTTTTGAAATTCTGCGTTGGGATTTACCGGCATAATCAAGGTGAATTTATGCTCTTTATAGTCCAGTAATCTTGAAACTATCTCCCTTATGCACCGGCCAATCCCTGAGCAGCTTTCGTAGCGGCAGTCTATTGTGATATGCAAGGTTTTATCTCCATTTATCCACAAAATCTTTCAGGCTTTGCCGGAATACCTCCGGCGAAAAACGCTCGGCATTCTCGCGGCATTTTGCCGGAGTGCAGTTTCTATGCTCGAACTCCTTAACAGCTTTTTTTATTGCCTCTTTCGTCTGTTCGGAAAAGAACATGCCTGTTTCGTCGGTAATGGTTTCCGTGGCTCCGCCGCTGCCGTAAGCAATAACCGGCGTTCCACAGGCCTGTGCCTCCACTGGCGTAATGCCGAAGTCCTCTTCGGCTGCAAAGACAAAGGCTTTGGCATGCTGCATTTTTTCTTTGAGGACTTCCGTTGGCTGGTACCCCATGAGTTCTATGTTGTTTTTGGCAATGGCTTTTATATTTTCATATTCCGGGCCGTCGCCAATGACTACCAGCTTTTTGTCCGGCATTTCGTTGAATGCTTCTACAATGAGTTTCACACGTTTATAGGGCACTAACCTTGAAGCGGTCAGGTAGTAATCCTGCTTTTCTTCGCAGCAGGTGAAGTTTTCAATATCCACTGGTGGATAGACAACCTCGGCTTCCCGGCCATAGACTTTTTTTATACGTCTGGCAATGAATTTTGAGTTGGCGATAAAGCCGTCTACACCATTTGCCGTGCGCGTATCCCAAATACGTATGTAATGCAGGATTAGCCGTGCCAGCCAGCTTTTGAGCCCGTGCGTTAGGCCTGCTTCACGCAGATATTGATGCGTCAAATCCCAGGCGTAGCGTATCGGGGAATGTACGTAGGCAATGTGTACCTGATTCGGCCCTGTGATTACACCTTTGGCTACAGCATGGGAACTGGAGATTATGAGGTCATAGCCGGATACATCCAGCTGCTCTATGGCCAGCGGCATTAAGGGCAGGTAGCTGCGATAATGTTTTCTTGCACCGGGCATGTTCTGAATGAAGGTCTTTTTCGGTATCTTGCCTTGCAGGAAAGCCCTGTCTTTTTCCGGCAGGAAATCGACTACGGCAAAGACATCCGCCTGGGGGTATATCTTTAAGATTTCCCCGATAACCCGTTCTGCTCCGGCATAGGTGACGAGCCAGTCACAGACTAAAGCTACTTTAAAACTCAACTAAATCATCCTCGCCTAAGTAGGTACCGTTGCGGATTTCGATTATTTCGAGGGGAATACGCCCTGGATTGGATAGTTCATATCTTGTGGTCTGCGGAATAAATACTGATTCGTTTTCATGAATCATCTTTACATCCGTTTCCTGCTTGACCTCAGCTGTACCGGACAGCACGATGAAATGTTCCGTACGGTGATAATGCATTCTCTGGGGCAGGGCTTTGCCCGGCATAATACGCAGCTTGCGCATGACATAGTTTTTGCCTTTCCCCATAGCGGAAGACGTGCCCCAGTAGTAGTACAGGGTGGTGTGTTCCGTCGCTTCCTTGCGGTGGTTCTTTTTGAGTGTTTCCACTACATCCTTGACCTTTTGGGAGTTGCCCTTCTTGGTCGCTACGATAACGTCATCTGATTCGACCAAAAGCAAGTCATCTATGCCAATACCAGCGAGCAGACGGTCATGACCGATAAGCAGGGAATCCTTGCAGTCGATGGTTATACAGTCGCCTTTTACGGCGTTGCCTGCT
The Selenomonas ruminantium AC2024 DNA segment above includes these coding regions:
- a CDS encoding glycosyltransferase family 4 protein, which gives rise to MSFKVALVCDWLVTYAGAERVIGEILKIYPQADVFAVVDFLPEKDRAFLQGKIPKKTFIQNMPGARKHYRSYLPLMPLAIEQLDVSGYDLIISSSHAVAKGVITGPNQVHIAYVHSPIRYAWDLTHQYLREAGLTHGLKSWLARLILHYIRIWDTRTANGVDGFIANSKFIARRIKKVYGREAEVVYPPVDIENFTCCEEKQDYYLTASRLVPYKRVKLIVEAFNEMPDKKLVVIGDGPEYENIKAIAKNNIELMGYQPTEVLKEKMQHAKAFVFAAEEDFGITPVEAQACGTPVIAYGSGGATETITDETGMFFSEQTKEAIKKAVKEFEHRNCTPAKCRENAERFSPEVFRQSLKDFVDKWR